GCTGCACGCACAGGCTGAACGCGCCCGCGTCCTCCAGCAGCCGGGTCTTGCGCGCCGCGCGACCCCGCGTGCCGGTGAAGAACGTGATCAGGCCGTCCCGGTGGGCGTAGAACACGGGCACGGTCAGCGGCGGGCGGTCGGCGGCGGCGACGCTGAGCACGGCGACGTGCGGCAGGTCGAGGAAGTCGGCGCGCTCGGCCTCGGTCATGGTCCTGGGCACGGCGGTCAGACCTCGTACTCGTCGCGCAGGCGCAGCCACTCCATGGTGGGCGTCTGCGGCCAGCCCTCGGGCGAGTCCTCCCACCGCTCCTGGCGCCCGTACGGGGTGAGGTCGAGCAGGGTGAAGTCGAGCCGCAGCCGGTCGACTCCGCGCCCGGTGGTGAAGTAGGTGCGGAAGACCTCGTCGCCGTCGCGCAGGAACACGCTCAGCCCGAACCCGCCACCCAGGCCCAGCTCGTCGTAGAACGCCTGGCCGGACGTGTACCAGGGCACCGTCCAGCCCATCCGCTCCCGCACCGGCGCGATCTGCTCCTGCGACGCGCGGGACATGAGGACCAGCCGGGTGTCGCGGGCGTTGAGGTGGGTCTGGTCGCCGAGGTTGTCGGTGAACGAGCAGCAGCCCGTGCACAGGTGGTCGCTGCCGGGCGCGAGCATGTGGTGGTAGGCGACCAACTGCCGACGCCCGTCGAACAGGTCCGCGAGGCCGACGACGGCGCCGTCGGGCGCGGTGAACTCGTGGTCGGCGCCCAGCCGGACCATCGGCAGCCTGCGGCGCCGGGCGGCCAACGCGTCCAGCGCGTGGGTCAGCTCCTTCTCCTCGGCCAGCAGTTCGTCCCGGGCGGCCTGCCACTCCTGCGGTGTGACCACGGTCGGTCGAGCCATCGCGCACCTCCAAGTTCCTTGAGGGAACTGACCGTAGCGCACTTAGTTCCTTAAGGGAACTGTTGGCGTAGACTGGCGCCGTGCAGCGAACCCGGTTCGGCGACATGGCCTGCTCGATCGCACGCACCATGGACGTCATCGGCGAGCCGTGGTCACCGCTGATCCTGCGCGACGTCTACGTGGGCGTGAGCCGCTTCGACCAGCTCCAAGACGATCTCGGCATCTCCCGCAAGGTACTCGCCGAGCGGCTGAGGTGGCTGGTCGAGCAGGGCGTGCTGGAACGGCGCGAGTACTCGGCCAAGCCGCCGCGGCACGAGTACGCGCTGACCGCGAAGGGCACCGAGCTGGTCGAGCTGCTGATGGTCATGGTGCGCTGGGGCGACCGCTGGACGGCGGGCGACGCCGGTCCGCCCGCGCTCTACCGCCACCGGGCGTGCGGCCGGATCGCGCACGTGGAGCTGCACTGCTCGGCGTGCGGCGAGCCGATGGGCCCGACCGACATCGACGTGCTGCCGGGACCCGGAGCCGTCACGCCCACCGCACCCGAGCCCACGCCCGCCGCTCAGCCGACGTGACCCTCAGTTGGCCAGGATGCCCAGCTCGGCGCAGTCGTCCGCGGTGTCGTCCGCGCACAGGTCGATCGGCTTGACCGCGCCCTCCGCCACCAGCGACCGCACGTTGTCCCGGGTGATCAGGTCGGCGCCCAGCAGCACCGACTTCACGTCCCGCCGCGCGACGAGGTCGCGGGTGTTCCCGGTGGCCAGGTCGTCCGCGCCGCTCAGGTCGCCGCGGGCCACCGCGATGGCCAGCCGCGCCGCCGCCTCGGCCTCGTCCCGGATCGGCTTGTACACCGTCATGCACTGGTCGCCGCGCAGGATCGCCCGCAGGCCCTCCACCGTGGCGTCCTGACCGGTCACCGGCACCCGGCCGGCCAGGCCCTCGGCCTTCAGCACCTCGATCGCCACGGCGGCCAGCCCGTCGTTGGCCGCGACCACGCCGTCCACCTTGCCGCCGTTGGCCGACAGCACCTGCTCGAACGCCGCCTTGCCGATCAGCGGGTCCCACCGGTCGATGGCCTTGCTGTCGACCAGGTCCAGCGCGCCGCTGTCGTACATCGGGCCGAGCTTGCGGCGCTGGCCGTCGAAGAACAGCGTGGCGTTGTTGTCCGTGGGCGAGCCCTGCAGCTCGATGATCTGCGCGCCCCGCTTGTCGCCGAGGCACCGCAGCAGGCCCTCGGCCTGCAGCTCGCCCACGTTCAGGTTGTCGAACGACACGTAGTACTCGGCCAGCCCGCCGAGGCTGATCCGGTCGTAGTTGATGACCGGGATGCCCGCTTCCTTGGCCTTGCGCTCGACCTCCGCGCCGCCCTCGGGGCTCAGGGGCGTCGTCATCAGCACCTTCACATCGCGCGCGATCATCTCGTCGGCGATGCTCGCGAACCTCTTCTCGTCACCGTCCGCGTTCTCGATCATGCCCTCGACGCCCGCGAAGTTCAGCGCCTGGAGCAGCAGCGGCCGATCCTGCTCCTCCCACCGGTCCGACGACGAGCGGTCCGGCAGGATGACGCCGACGACCGGTCTCGGCGCCCGGCTCCCCGTCGGCGGGGCGAGCGGGTCGACCTCCGCCGCGCAGCCGGCGACGAACAGGACGAGGAGACCGCAGGACACGGCCCTTGCCAGCCTTCGCATTCGCCAACCCCTTGCACGGGCACATCGACCTGACAGCGGAAATACGTAATGTCGCGGAATTCCACCTTCCCGGGTGCGGGTTCGTCAAGACGTAGCAACCCGGCGGCTCCAAATGGGCCGCAACATTCGGTCAGCCAGGCTTCCGGGAACATCGAACTCGCAGGTGGGACCGTTACACACCGCTGTTATCACGCTCCGCACCCGATTGGTCACGGAACCAAGCGGTTGTGAAAGGGGGCTCCCGTTCCGGGGATTTTTGTGCGATGGTGTCGCGTGCCGAACCCTGGCCGGGTGTGTGAGGAGAAGCAGCGTGAGAATCGTCCCCGCAGCGCTGGTGGCCGCGACCGCCGCGGCACTGCTCGCCTTGGGCGCCGGGCCGGCTGCCGCCGAAGAGGTCACGCCGGACCACACCGTCGCCGTCACCAGTTCGCAGTCACTGGCGCAGTCCCAGTCGAGCGTCCTGGCCGACAACCGCGACATGTAGCCACATGCGGCGATCCCCGCCCACCGGGTGACCGGGGGGCGGGGATCTTCGGTTTTCCCGGGGATCAGCCCAGCGCGGCGCCCAGCGCCTGCCAGTCCAGCACCGGCGCGGCCAGGTCGCGGATCGCGGCCAGCAGCCCCAGCCGGGCCCGCCGCACGTCGGCGTCCTCGGCCATCACCAGCACCTCGTCGAAGAAAGTGTTCACCGGCCCGGTCAGCCCGGCCGCCCCGACGGCGAACGCGGCCGGCCCGGTGACGCCCGCGGGCACGTCGGCCAGCGCCTTGTGCAGCGCCACCTCGGCGGGTTCGGTCAACGCCTGCGCGTCGTACTCGCCCGCGGTGT
This genomic window from Saccharothrix sp. HUAS TT1 contains:
- a CDS encoding pyridoxamine 5'-phosphate oxidase family protein, with product MPRTMTEAERADFLDLPHVAVLSVAAADRPPLTVPVFYAHRDGLITFFTGTRGRAARKTRLLEDAGAFSLCVQQPTAPYRYVTVECEVERADRAPSTADVHAVTGRYLPDEHARAFAEAETADPSGTFVLFTGRPVRWLTSDFG
- a CDS encoding winged helix-turn-helix transcriptional regulator, which translates into the protein MQRTRFGDMACSIARTMDVIGEPWSPLILRDVYVGVSRFDQLQDDLGISRKVLAERLRWLVEQGVLERREYSAKPPRHEYALTAKGTELVELLMVMVRWGDRWTAGDAGPPALYRHRACGRIAHVELHCSACGEPMGPTDIDVLPGPGAVTPTAPEPTPAAQPT
- a CDS encoding sugar ABC transporter substrate-binding protein, coding for MRRLARAVSCGLLVLFVAGCAAEVDPLAPPTGSRAPRPVVGVILPDRSSSDRWEEQDRPLLLQALNFAGVEGMIENADGDEKRFASIADEMIARDVKVLMTTPLSPEGGAEVERKAKEAGIPVINYDRISLGGLAEYYVSFDNLNVGELQAEGLLRCLGDKRGAQIIELQGSPTDNNATLFFDGQRRKLGPMYDSGALDLVDSKAIDRWDPLIGKAAFEQVLSANGGKVDGVVAANDGLAAVAIEVLKAEGLAGRVPVTGQDATVEGLRAILRGDQCMTVYKPIRDEAEAAARLAIAVARGDLSGADDLATGNTRDLVARRDVKSVLLGADLITRDNVRSLVAEGAVKPIDLCADDTADDCAELGILAN
- a CDS encoding DUF899 domain-containing protein, giving the protein MARPTVVTPQEWQAARDELLAEEKELTHALDALAARRRRLPMVRLGADHEFTAPDGAVVGLADLFDGRRQLVAYHHMLAPGSDHLCTGCCSFTDNLGDQTHLNARDTRLVLMSRASQEQIAPVRERMGWTVPWYTSGQAFYDELGLGGGFGLSVFLRDGDEVFRTYFTTGRGVDRLRLDFTLLDLTPYGRQERWEDSPEGWPQTPTMEWLRLRDEYEV